In one Thermococcus sp. 2319x1 genomic region, the following are encoded:
- a CDS encoding RNA methyltransferase has product MELAVILVEVEYPINLGAIARVMKNFGVKELILVNPRVSPNDKTARKFAAHAVDILENAKVVEILDEALKMVDLAVGTSGIAGGDYIPERTPITPEEFAKRAFLYDGSIGLVFGRESRGLDNEELKKLDFTVTIPTSEEYPVMNLSHAVAVILYEVYKQRTKAEVVERKEKLRKSTKEERIRLVELWGKLLNTLEYPKDLERRKLSVLMFQRFLGRGFIYAKEIHSMYGPLRKAIERLERCKDDCY; this is encoded by the coding sequence ATGGAGCTTGCAGTAATACTAGTCGAGGTAGAATACCCAATAAACCTCGGGGCTATTGCAAGGGTTATGAAAAACTTTGGGGTAAAGGAGCTTATCTTAGTTAATCCCAGGGTTAGTCCCAATGACAAAACGGCCAGAAAATTTGCCGCGCACGCTGTGGATATACTAGAAAATGCAAAAGTTGTCGAGATTCTGGATGAAGCCCTTAAAATGGTGGATTTAGCTGTAGGAACTAGTGGAATAGCCGGAGGGGATTACATCCCGGAAAGAACTCCCATAACACCGGAAGAATTCGCAAAGAGGGCTTTTCTTTACGATGGGAGTATTGGGCTGGTTTTTGGTAGGGAAAGCAGGGGGCTGGACAATGAAGAACTTAAGAAGCTCGATTTTACGGTTACGATTCCTACCAGCGAAGAATACCCAGTGATGAACTTGAGCCATGCTGTTGCCGTGATACTGTATGAGGTTTACAAGCAGAGAACAAAGGCTGAAGTTGTAGAGAGAAAAGAGAAGCTTAGAAAGTCTACAAAGGAAGAGAGGATCAGATTGGTTGAGCTTTGGGGAAAGCTCTTAAACACTTTGGAGTATCCAAAGGATTTGGAAAGACGAAAGCTCTCTGTGCTGATGTTCCAGCGTTTTCTGGGAAGAGGGTTTATATACGCAAAGGAGATACACTCCATGTACGGGCCTCTAAGAAAAGCCATTGAAAGATTGGAGAGATGTAAAGATGATTGCTATTGA
- the otg gene encoding methylated-DNA--protein-cysteine methyltransferase — MIAIDSFKIGEREIQIAVIYEERIQGVAFSLDGEEFLRERIRALVKHLGKRGVNVGLREKESNFPQLVYRVLSGEIKNEEALEYLSFEGTTPFEKKVYETLTKKVKRGEVITYGELAKMLKSSPRAVGGAMKRNPYPVVVPCHRVVASSGLGWYTPKIDYKKFLLMLEGVKKWTS; from the coding sequence ATGATTGCTATTGACTCATTCAAAATAGGCGAAAGAGAAATACAGATAGCGGTAATCTATGAAGAGAGAATTCAAGGCGTAGCTTTTTCCCTTGATGGAGAAGAGTTTCTTCGAGAAAGAATTAGAGCTTTGGTAAAACACTTAGGAAAGCGTGGTGTGAATGTCGGTCTAAGGGAAAAGGAAAGCAACTTTCCTCAACTGGTTTACAGGGTTCTTAGTGGAGAGATTAAAAACGAAGAAGCACTGGAATACCTTAGCTTTGAGGGGACCACTCCCTTTGAGAAGAAAGTTTACGAGACACTTACAAAAAAGGTTAAAAGAGGGGAAGTCATAACATACGGTGAGCTTGCTAAAATGCTCAAGAGCTCGCCAAGGGCCGTCGGAGGGGCAATGAAAAGAAACCCCTATCCTGTAGTGGTCCCCTGCCATAGAGTTGTTGCATCAAGCGGCTTAGGGTGGTACACTCCAAAAATAGACTACAAAAAGTTTTTACTCATGCTGGAGGGGGTGAAAAAATGGACAAGCTAA